A region from the Lysobacter sp. BMK333-48F3 genome encodes:
- a CDS encoding sterol desaturase family protein: MSQPSLFVRLFERCGHPVLIAAGLALWWALGGGEGAMLATAAALLLAMEGLERWLPAMPQWRLSGVAKLKLVGVYLFGVAVAALLIGLYEAWLPRWLAGARGPVGAALWPQSWPWPLQALLLFFVGDLIYYWIHRAIHRWAWLWRLTGHGFHHGFHNLHALNVGSNHPFEAVFLALPLTLVAALTGISAQIVVAAAMLSLLNTTLAHANLRLHTPLWNVLFTAGHHHRRHHSQVFEHSNSNYACNAIVWDRLFGTYGRGAVEQTGIGPEQPSIWRMYLLPLREPASADTVATRAKAPH, translated from the coding sequence TTGCGGCCACCCCGTGCTGATCGCCGCCGGTCTGGCGTTGTGGTGGGCGCTGGGCGGCGGCGAAGGCGCCATGCTGGCGACCGCGGCCGCCTTGTTGCTGGCGATGGAAGGGCTGGAACGCTGGCTGCCGGCGATGCCGCAGTGGCGGCTCAGCGGCGTGGCCAAGCTCAAGCTGGTCGGGGTGTATCTGTTCGGCGTCGCGGTCGCCGCGTTGTTGATCGGCTTGTACGAGGCCTGGCTGCCGCGGTGGCTGGCCGGCGCGCGCGGGCCGGTGGGCGCGGCGCTGTGGCCGCAGAGCTGGCCGTGGCCGCTGCAGGCGCTGCTGCTGTTCTTCGTCGGCGACCTGATCTATTACTGGATCCACCGTGCGATCCACCGTTGGGCCTGGCTGTGGCGGCTGACCGGGCACGGTTTCCACCACGGCTTCCACAACCTGCACGCGCTCAACGTCGGCAGCAACCATCCCTTCGAAGCGGTGTTCCTGGCCCTGCCGCTGACCCTGGTCGCGGCGTTGACCGGGATCTCGGCGCAGATCGTCGTCGCGGCGGCGATGCTGTCGCTGCTCAACACCACCCTGGCCCACGCCAACCTGCGCCTGCATACGCCGCTGTGGAACGTCCTGTTCACCGCCGGCCACCATCACCGCCGCCACCACTCGCAGGTGTTCGAGCACAGCAACAGCAATTACGCCTGCAACGCCATCGTCTGGGATCGTCTGTTCGGCACCTACGGCCGCGGCGCGGTCGAACAGACCGGGATCGGCCCGGAGCAGCCGTCGATCTGGCGCATGTACCTGCTGCCGTTGCGCGAGCCGGCCAGCGCCGACACGGTGGCGACGCGGGCCAAGGCGCCGCACTGA
- a CDS encoding LysR family transcriptional regulator — MFDLTRLRLLRDLARLRTMTAVAQAHRLTSSAVSQQLATLQREARTTLFEQVGRRVRLTGDGERLAAHADAILQAVEAAALDLRGAAQSPQGELRVACFASYAKHHLLPAIVRLRQRHPALRVALRELEPPDALDAVRDGRCDLAFGFAYSLVPRPPVPGLNVRTVFEEPVRLALPPSWRRRRGAVALQELAEAEWIVGSRQSDDGLLAERACAAAGFAPRIGHTVDDYDLMLRMVAAGLGVGFVPQLALEQSRVDGVVVRSPAGAALSRRVQASTRPALAASPNLRALLAELGAAPIE; from the coding sequence ATGTTCGACCTGACCCGGCTACGCCTGCTGCGCGACCTCGCCCGCCTGCGCACCATGACCGCGGTGGCGCAGGCGCATCGGCTGACCTCCTCGGCGGTGTCGCAGCAATTGGCGACGCTGCAGCGCGAGGCGCGCACGACCTTGTTCGAACAGGTCGGCCGGCGGGTGCGCCTGACCGGCGACGGCGAACGCCTGGCCGCGCATGCCGACGCCATCCTGCAGGCGGTCGAGGCCGCGGCGCTGGACCTGCGCGGCGCCGCGCAGTCGCCGCAGGGCGAGCTGCGGGTCGCCTGCTTCGCCAGCTACGCCAAGCACCATCTGCTGCCGGCGATCGTGCGTCTGCGCCAACGTCATCCGGCGTTGCGCGTGGCGCTGCGCGAACTCGAACCGCCGGATGCCCTGGACGCGGTGCGCGACGGCCGCTGCGACCTGGCCTTCGGCTTCGCCTACAGCCTGGTGCCGCGGCCGCCCGTGCCCGGCTTGAACGTGCGCACGGTGTTCGAAGAACCGGTGCGGCTGGCGCTGCCGCCGTCGTGGCGGCGCCGTCGCGGCGCGGTCGCGCTGCAGGAGTTGGCCGAGGCCGAATGGATCGTCGGCTCGCGCCAGAGCGACGACGGCCTGCTCGCCGAGCGCGCCTGCGCCGCGGCCGGCTTCGCGCCGCGGATCGGCCACACCGTCGACGACTACGACCTGATGCTGCGCATGGTCGCGGCCGGGCTGGGGGTCGGTTTCGTGCCGCAACTGGCGCTGGAGCAATCGCGCGTCGACGGCGTGGTGGTGCGCTCGCCGGCCGGCGCGGCGCTGAGCCGCCGCGTGCAGGCCTCGACCCGCCCGGCCCTGGCCGCCTCGCCGAACCTGCGCGCGCTGCTGGCCGAACTGGGCGCGGCGCCGATCGAATGA
- a CDS encoding septal ring lytic transglycosylase RlpA family protein, giving the protein MKRPPIATIGRLAAAVLPLALAACASAPKKSNSEALALPDRDRVHASGLPAHAPGRGKKSPYAPAQEDLSKRGNYKAGGLYAPGVKDTTPDYVPDVDAIPEPEVVAEARSQFGNRSPYKVLGKSYKVLDSHEDYVETGTASYYGQKFHGRRTSNLEVYDMYAFTAAHKSLPLPSFARVTNLDNGKAVTVRVNDRGPFHDGRVIDLSYAAAVKLGITQRGTGRVEVRALHPGEAPPPVYARAGNNPPPGSEKPAAPSAIDRLVSAMPIASANAGELPPGVRVATGKPAPVAVAAAPVKTTVATGKPAAVAATAATASAAKSAGGARDYRFDMMQNGKSMTADEFDAWMKSRQVRVATGKGVQLEPPKPLTRAEKRALAKQQKEQARALAAAEKAARKAGKAAPATVATASAAAAALPAPAAAPPPPSPAKAAAVVAAAAPRDGDVTLQVASFSARSNADRALSMLRGAGIDEARLLDGNAANGQKVWRLRVGPLQAAAAPELAARIVGLGFGQPQRVRD; this is encoded by the coding sequence ATGAAGCGGCCGCCGATCGCGACGATCGGGCGGCTCGCCGCCGCCGTGCTGCCGCTGGCGCTGGCCGCCTGCGCCAGCGCTCCCAAGAAATCCAACTCCGAAGCCCTGGCCCTGCCGGACCGCGACCGGGTCCACGCCAGCGGCCTGCCGGCGCACGCGCCCGGCCGCGGCAAGAAGTCGCCCTACGCGCCGGCCCAGGAAGACCTGAGTAAGCGCGGCAACTACAAGGCCGGCGGCCTGTACGCGCCCGGGGTCAAGGACACCACGCCGGATTACGTCCCCGACGTCGATGCGATCCCCGAGCCCGAAGTCGTCGCCGAGGCGCGCTCGCAGTTCGGCAACCGTTCGCCGTACAAGGTGCTGGGCAAGAGCTACAAGGTGCTGGACTCGCACGAGGACTACGTCGAGACCGGCACCGCGTCCTACTACGGACAGAAATTCCACGGCCGCCGCACCTCCAACCTGGAGGTGTACGACATGTACGCCTTCACCGCCGCGCACAAGTCGCTGCCGCTGCCGAGCTTCGCCCGGGTCACCAACCTGGACAACGGCAAGGCGGTGACGGTGCGGGTCAACGACCGCGGCCCGTTCCACGACGGCCGGGTGATCGACCTCAGCTACGCCGCCGCGGTCAAGCTCGGCATCACCCAGCGCGGCACCGGCCGGGTCGAGGTGCGCGCCCTGCATCCGGGCGAAGCGCCGCCGCCGGTCTACGCCCGCGCCGGCAACAACCCGCCGCCGGGCAGCGAGAAGCCGGCCGCGCCGAGCGCGATCGACCGCCTGGTCTCGGCGATGCCGATCGCCAGCGCCAACGCCGGCGAACTGCCGCCGGGCGTGCGCGTGGCCACCGGCAAGCCGGCGCCGGTCGCGGTAGCGGCCGCTCCGGTCAAGACCACGGTCGCGACCGGCAAGCCGGCCGCCGTGGCCGCGACCGCCGCGACCGCGAGCGCGGCCAAGTCCGCCGGCGGTGCCCGCGACTACCGCTTCGACATGATGCAGAACGGCAAGTCGATGACGGCCGACGAATTCGACGCCTGGATGAAGTCGCGCCAGGTCCGCGTCGCCACCGGCAAGGGCGTGCAGCTCGAGCCGCCCAAGCCGCTGACCCGGGCCGAAAAGCGCGCCCTGGCCAAGCAGCAGAAGGAACAGGCACGGGCTTTGGCCGCGGCCGAAAAGGCCGCCCGGAAGGCCGGCAAGGCCGCTCCGGCGACCGTCGCGACAGCCAGCGCCGCTGCGGCGGCGCTGCCGGCGCCGGCCGCCGCGCCGCCGCCGCCCAGCCCGGCCAAGGCCGCCGCGGTGGTCGCCGCCGCCGCCCCGCGCGACGGCGACGTGACCCTGCAGGTGGCCAGTTTCTCCGCCCGCAGCAATGCCGACCGCGCCCTGTCGATGCTGCGCGGCGCCGGCATCGACGAGGCCCGGCTGCTCGACGGCAACGCCGCCAACGGCCAGAAGGTCTGGCGTCTGCGGGTCGGCCCGCTGCAGGCCGCGGCCGCGCCGGAACTTGCCGCGCGCATCGTCGGTC
- a CDS encoding agmatinase family protein encodes MTALSLLGIPNDDNSSYLKGSALAPPLIRRELHCDAYSIRSESGIDFGAPGRLLDHGDLRFDDGVDPWRTIERGVERALAAGGPLLCLGGDHAITHPILRAVRRRHSRLTIVHVDAHADLYDAYQGNPRSHASPFARIMEEGLADRLIQIGLRTINDEHRAQFARFGVEVIEAGAWREGLRLQLDTPVYVSIDLDGLDPAYAPGVSHREPGGASPRQVIDLLQGIAQPIVAGDIVEYNPSCDLSNLTAVVAAKLVKELGGRMIETAPRRDAGG; translated from the coding sequence ATGACCGCGCTATCGCTGCTGGGCATTCCCAACGACGACAACTCCTCGTACCTGAAAGGCAGCGCATTGGCGCCGCCGCTGATCCGGCGCGAACTGCACTGCGACGCCTACAGCATCCGCAGCGAAAGCGGGATCGATTTCGGCGCGCCCGGGCGGCTGCTGGACCACGGCGATCTGCGCTTCGACGACGGCGTCGACCCGTGGCGGACGATCGAGCGCGGCGTCGAGCGTGCGCTGGCCGCGGGCGGTCCCCTGCTGTGCCTGGGCGGTGACCATGCCATCACCCATCCGATCCTGCGCGCGGTGCGTCGCCGTCATTCGCGCCTGACCATCGTCCACGTCGACGCGCACGCCGACCTGTACGACGCCTACCAGGGCAATCCGCGTTCGCACGCTTCGCCGTTCGCGCGGATCATGGAAGAAGGCCTGGCCGACCGTTTGATCCAGATCGGCTTGCGCACGATCAACGACGAGCATCGCGCGCAGTTCGCGCGCTTCGGCGTGGAGGTGATCGAAGCGGGAGCATGGCGCGAGGGCCTGCGCCTGCAACTGGATACGCCGGTCTATGTGTCGATCGATCTGGACGGCCTGGACCCGGCCTATGCGCCGGGCGTGTCGCACCGCGAGCCCGGCGGCGCCTCGCCGCGGCAGGTGATCGATTTGCTGCAAGGCATCGCCCAGCCGATCGTCGCCGGCGACATCGTCGAGTACAACCCGAGCTGCGACCTCTCCAACCTCACTGCGGTGGTGGCGGCGAAGCTGGTCAAGGAACTCGGCGGGCGGATGATCGAGACCGCGCCGCGCAGGGACGCAGGGGGTTAA
- a CDS encoding PhzF family isomerase: protein MSRSYRVFQVDAFTRQRYAGNPAGVVLDADGLSEAQMLAIARELNNSETAFVLAPRDDSHEVWIRYFTPTVEVPVCGHATVAAHYVRAQVLGARGRLRQLTGAGVMQIEIEPVEDGEVRVWMRQNPPVFEHELDPAQREALALALGIEPAEFGEGPIQVVSTGHSKVMVPLRSRRRMDALTPDGPKLAAISRAIGCNGFHVFALDAAEPGVLAHGRMFAPAIGIAEDPVTGNANGPLGAYLVRYGLIERARYRDGLAATMGQGEAIGRPGRVRVEVAVENEAPVSVRIGGDAVIVFETAMTV, encoded by the coding sequence ATGAGCCGCAGCTACCGCGTATTCCAGGTCGACGCCTTCACCCGCCAGCGCTACGCCGGCAACCCGGCCGGGGTGGTGCTCGACGCCGATGGGCTGAGCGAGGCGCAGATGCTGGCGATCGCGCGCGAGCTCAACAATTCCGAAACCGCCTTCGTGCTGGCGCCGCGCGACGACAGCCACGAGGTCTGGATCCGCTACTTCACTCCGACCGTCGAGGTGCCGGTGTGCGGCCACGCCACCGTCGCCGCGCATTACGTGCGCGCGCAGGTGTTGGGCGCGCGCGGCCGGCTGCGCCAGCTGACCGGCGCCGGGGTGATGCAGATCGAAATCGAGCCGGTCGAAGACGGCGAGGTGCGGGTGTGGATGCGGCAGAACCCGCCCGTGTTCGAACACGAACTGGATCCGGCGCAGCGCGAGGCGTTGGCGCTCGCGCTCGGCATCGAGCCTGCGGAGTTCGGCGAGGGCCCGATCCAGGTCGTGTCCACCGGCCACTCCAAGGTGATGGTGCCGCTGCGTTCGCGCCGGCGCATGGACGCGCTGACGCCGGACGGCCCCAAGCTGGCCGCGATCAGCCGCGCGATCGGCTGCAACGGTTTCCACGTGTTCGCGCTCGACGCGGCCGAGCCCGGCGTGCTCGCGCACGGGCGCATGTTCGCGCCGGCGATCGGCATCGCCGAGGATCCGGTTACCGGCAACGCCAACGGCCCGCTCGGCGCCTACCTGGTGCGCTACGGCCTGATCGAGCGCGCGCGCTACCGCGACGGCCTGGCGGCGACGATGGGGCAGGGCGAGGCGATCGGCCGGCCCGGCCGGGTGCGGGTCGAAGTCGCGGTCGAGAACGAAGCGCCGGTGTCGGTGCGGATCGGCGGCGATGCGGTGATCGTGTTCGAGACCGCGATGACGGTCTGA